From Pseudomonas vanderleydeniana, the proteins below share one genomic window:
- the purM gene encoding phosphoribosylformylglycinamidine cyclo-ligase — MSKQPSLSYKDAGVDIDAGEALVERIKGVAKRTARPEVMGGLGGFGALCEIPAGYKQPVLVSGTDGVGTKLRLALNLNKHDSIGIDLVAMCVNDLVVCGAEPLFFLDYYATGKLNVDTAAQVVTGIGAGCELSGCSLVGGETAEMPGMYEGEDYDLAGFCVGVVEKSEIIDGSKVATGDALIALPSSGPHSNGYSLIRKIIEVSGADIENTQLDGKPLTDLLMAPTRIYVKPLLKLIKETGAVKAMAHITGGGLLDNIPRVLPAGAQAVIDVASWQRPAVFDWLQEKGNVNETEMHRVLNCGVGMVICVAQEHVESALKVLSEAGEQPWVIGQIAVAAEGAAQVELKNLKAH, encoded by the coding sequence ATGAGCAAGCAACCCTCCCTGAGCTACAAGGACGCCGGTGTAGACATCGACGCCGGTGAAGCATTGGTCGAACGCATCAAAGGCGTGGCCAAGCGTACTGCGCGTCCGGAAGTCATGGGCGGCCTGGGCGGTTTCGGCGCCCTCTGCGAGATCCCGGCCGGTTACAAGCAGCCGGTTCTGGTCTCCGGTACCGATGGCGTCGGCACCAAGTTGCGCCTGGCACTGAACCTGAACAAGCACGACAGCATCGGCATCGACCTGGTGGCCATGTGCGTGAACGACCTGGTGGTCTGCGGCGCCGAGCCACTGTTCTTCCTCGACTACTACGCCACCGGCAAGCTCAATGTCGACACCGCCGCCCAGGTGGTCACCGGCATCGGCGCTGGCTGCGAACTGTCCGGCTGCTCCCTGGTCGGCGGTGAAACCGCTGAAATGCCAGGCATGTACGAAGGCGAAGACTACGACCTGGCCGGCTTCTGCGTCGGCGTGGTGGAAAAATCGGAAATCATCGACGGCTCGAAAGTCGCCACCGGTGACGCCCTGATCGCCCTGCCATCCTCCGGCCCGCACTCCAACGGCTACTCGCTGATCCGCAAGATCATCGAAGTCTCCGGTGCCGACATCGAGAACACCCAGCTCGACGGCAAGCCACTGACCGACCTGCTGATGGCGCCAACCCGCATCTACGTCAAGCCGCTGCTCAAGCTGATCAAGGAAACCGGCGCGGTCAAGGCCATGGCCCACATCACGGGTGGCGGCCTGCTGGACAACATCCCGCGCGTCCTGCCAGCCGGTGCCCAGGCCGTCATCGACGTCGCCAGCTGGCAGCGTCCGGCGGTCTTCGACTGGCTGCAGGAAAAAGGCAACGTCAACGAAACCGAAATGCACCGCGTACTGAACTGCGGCGTCGGCATGGTGATCTGCGTTGCCCAGGAACATGTTGAAAGCGCCCTGAAGGTCCTGAGCGAAGCCGGCGAACAGCCATGGGTCATCGGCCAGATCGCCGTGGCTGCCGAAGGCGCCGCACAGGTCGAGCTGAAGAATCTCAAGGCTCACTGA
- the relA gene encoding GTP diphosphokinase — protein MVQVRAHQPINTDGSINLEAWLDHTVSVDPALDREALKEACEYARLAEQQTLPTQDAWAEGGSFSTGLEIADILADLKLDQDSLVAAVLYRGVRQGQIQLPAVSQKFGPVVAKLIDGVQRMAAISASLSPRQSQVMGTQVQVENLRKMLVAMVDDVRVALIKLAERTCAIRAVKNADEEKRNRVAREVFDIYAPLAHRLGIGHIKWELEDLSFRYLEPDQYKQIAKLLHERRLDRERFISEVMCQLENELLATGVKADISGRAKHIYSIWRKMQRKGLEFSQIYDVRAVRVLVPEMRDCYTALGIVHTLWRHIPKEFDDYIANPKENGYRSLHTAVIGPEGKVLEVQIRTHAMHEEAELGVCAHWKYKGTDVKSGSNHYEEKISWLRQVLEWHEELGDIGGLADQLRVDIEPDRVYVFTPDGHAIDLPKGATPLDFAYRVHTEIGHNCRGAKINGRIVPLNYSLQTGEQVEIITSKHGTPSRDWLNSNLGYVTTSRARAKIVHWFKLQARDQNVAAGKTLLERELTRLDLPQVDFDKLADKANMKTAEDMFAALGAGDLRLAQLVNTAQQLVEPERGNEQLELIPRKSAGYKPGKRGDIQIQGVGNLMTQMAGCCQPLPGDAIVGYITQGRGVSIHRQDCASVLQLSGREPERIIQVSWGPVPVSTYPVDIMIRAYDRSGLLRDVSQVLLNERINVLAVNTRSNKEDNTALMSLTIEIPGLDALGRLLGRISQLPNIIETRRNRTT, from the coding sequence ATGGTACAGGTGAGAGCACACCAGCCGATCAACACCGACGGCAGTATCAATCTCGAGGCATGGCTCGACCACACGGTGAGCGTCGATCCGGCGCTGGACCGTGAAGCATTGAAGGAAGCCTGCGAGTACGCACGGCTTGCCGAACAACAGACCCTGCCGACCCAGGATGCCTGGGCCGAAGGGGGCAGTTTCAGCACCGGGCTCGAGATCGCCGATATCCTCGCCGACCTCAAGCTCGACCAGGACTCCCTGGTCGCCGCAGTACTGTACCGTGGCGTGCGCCAGGGGCAGATCCAGTTGCCGGCGGTCAGCCAGAAATTCGGCCCGGTGGTGGCCAAGCTGATCGACGGCGTGCAGCGCATGGCGGCCATCAGTGCCAGCCTCAGCCCGCGCCAGTCGCAGGTCATGGGCACCCAGGTGCAGGTGGAGAACCTGCGCAAGATGCTCGTGGCGATGGTCGACGACGTACGCGTTGCACTGATCAAGCTGGCCGAGCGCACCTGCGCCATCCGGGCGGTGAAGAACGCCGACGAGGAGAAGCGCAACCGCGTAGCCCGCGAGGTGTTCGACATCTACGCGCCGCTGGCCCATCGCCTGGGTATCGGGCATATCAAGTGGGAGCTGGAGGACCTGTCCTTCCGCTACCTGGAGCCCGACCAGTACAAGCAGATCGCCAAGCTGCTGCACGAGCGGCGGCTGGATCGCGAGCGCTTCATCAGCGAAGTGATGTGCCAGCTGGAAAACGAACTGCTGGCGACCGGCGTCAAGGCCGACATCAGCGGCCGGGCCAAGCACATCTATTCGATCTGGCGCAAAATGCAGCGCAAGGGCCTGGAGTTCAGCCAGATCTACGATGTGCGCGCCGTGCGCGTGCTGGTTCCGGAAATGCGCGACTGCTACACCGCGCTGGGGATCGTCCACACCCTGTGGCGACATATCCCGAAGGAATTCGACGACTACATCGCCAACCCCAAGGAAAACGGCTATCGCTCGCTACACACGGCGGTGATCGGTCCGGAAGGCAAGGTGCTGGAAGTGCAGATCCGCACCCACGCCATGCACGAGGAAGCCGAGCTCGGGGTCTGTGCGCACTGGAAGTACAAGGGCACCGACGTCAAGTCCGGGTCCAACCACTATGAAGAGAAGATCTCCTGGTTGCGCCAGGTGCTGGAATGGCACGAGGAACTGGGGGATATCGGTGGCCTGGCGGATCAGCTGCGGGTCGACATCGAGCCGGACCGTGTCTACGTGTTCACCCCGGACGGGCACGCGATCGACCTGCCCAAGGGCGCCACGCCGCTGGACTTCGCCTACCGGGTGCATACCGAGATTGGCCACAACTGTCGGGGCGCGAAGATCAACGGGCGCATCGTTCCGCTGAACTACAGCCTGCAGACCGGCGAGCAGGTGGAAATCATCACCAGCAAGCACGGTACGCCAAGCCGTGACTGGCTGAACTCGAACCTGGGCTACGTGACCACCTCGCGGGCGCGGGCGAAGATCGTGCACTGGTTCAAGCTGCAGGCACGCGACCAGAACGTCGCGGCCGGCAAGACCCTGCTCGAGCGTGAACTGACGCGCCTGGACCTGCCGCAGGTGGACTTCGACAAGCTGGCCGACAAGGCCAACATGAAGACCGCCGAGGATATGTTCGCCGCCCTCGGTGCGGGTGACCTGCGCCTGGCGCAACTGGTCAATACCGCGCAGCAACTGGTCGAGCCGGAGCGCGGCAACGAGCAGTTGGAACTGATCCCGCGCAAGTCCGCCGGCTACAAGCCGGGCAAGCGGGGCGATATCCAGATCCAGGGTGTCGGCAACCTGATGACCCAGATGGCCGGCTGCTGCCAGCCGCTGCCGGGCGACGCGATCGTCGGCTACATCACCCAGGGCCGCGGGGTGAGCATTCACCGCCAGGACTGCGCCTCGGTGCTGCAACTGAGCGGACGCGAGCCGGAGCGGATCATTCAGGTCAGCTGGGGGCCGGTGCCGGTGTCGACCTATCCGGTGGATATCATGATTCGCGCCTACGACCGTTCCGGTCTGCTGCGTGACGTGTCCCAGGTGCTGCTCAACGAGCGGATCAACGTGCTGGCGGTCAACACCCGCTCGAACAAGGAGGACAACACCGCGTTGATGTCCCTGACCATCGAGATTCCCGGGCTGGATGCGTTGGGACGTTTGCTGGGGCGGATTTCCCAGCTACCCAACATCATCGAAACCCGCCGCAACCGCACGACTTGA
- the mazG gene encoding nucleoside triphosphate pyrophosphohydrolase encodes MYSLQDLLHLMARLRDPQYGCPWDIKQSYATIVPHTLEEAYEVADAIERADFEHLQGELGDLLFQVVYYSQLAREEGRFEFDGVVDGITRKLIRRHPHVFPTGDLYAPVDLPRLSEEQVKQRWEEIKAEERAENHRAPEQLSLLDDVPAALPALSRAAKLQKRAAQVGFDWPAALPVVDKIREELDEVLEAMADNDSAAMADEIGDLLFSVVNLARHLKVDPENALRGANGKFDRRFRFVEQALRDTHRPMEDCTLEELDALWGEAKRQEQNAPSCG; translated from the coding sequence ATGTACAGCCTCCAAGACCTGCTGCACCTGATGGCCCGACTGCGCGACCCGCAATACGGTTGCCCCTGGGACATCAAGCAAAGCTACGCCACCATCGTGCCCCATACCCTCGAGGAAGCCTACGAGGTGGCCGACGCCATCGAGCGTGCGGACTTCGAGCACCTGCAGGGTGAGTTGGGCGACCTGCTGTTCCAGGTGGTCTACTACAGCCAGCTGGCGCGTGAAGAAGGGCGTTTCGAATTCGACGGCGTGGTCGATGGCATCACCCGCAAGCTGATCCGTCGCCACCCCCATGTCTTTCCCACGGGCGATCTCTATGCCCCGGTGGACCTGCCGCGTCTGAGCGAAGAGCAGGTCAAGCAGCGCTGGGAGGAAATCAAGGCCGAGGAGCGCGCCGAGAACCACCGCGCGCCCGAACAGCTGTCGCTGCTCGATGATGTACCGGCCGCCTTGCCGGCCCTGTCCCGCGCGGCAAAGTTGCAGAAGCGCGCGGCCCAGGTCGGTTTCGACTGGCCGGCGGCGTTGCCGGTGGTGGACAAGATTCGCGAAGAACTCGACGAAGTGCTCGAAGCCATGGCGGATAACGATTCGGCGGCCATGGCCGACGAGATCGGCGACCTGCTGTTCAGCGTGGTCAACCTGGCTCGCCACCTCAAGGTCGACCCGGAAAATGCCCTGCGTGGCGCCAATGGCAAATTCGACCGACGTTTCCGATTTGTCGAACAGGCATTGCGCGATACCCACCGTCCCATGGAAGATTGCACCCTCGAAGAATTGGACGCCTTGTGGGGCGAAGCCAAGCGTCAGGAACAGAATGCACCCAGCTGCGGCTGA
- a CDS encoding DUF3108 domain-containing protein, with the protein MRRALLFALTLLALPVVQAADLQPFSASYTADWKQLPMSGSAERSLKKNDNGTWTLNFKASMMIASLTEESTIRLEKDKLLPQTYTFERGGLGKAKKINLDFDWASNKVTGFEGKDSVNLPLESGMLDKSTYQLALQRDVAAGKKSMSYRVAEGTDTDTYDFRVIGPEKVQTKAGSIDAIKVERVRDPTQSKRITQMWFAKDWGYILVALRQVETDGKEYNIMLQDGTVDGKTVKGN; encoded by the coding sequence ATGCGTCGCGCCCTGCTCTTCGCTCTTACCCTGCTCGCCCTGCCCGTGGTGCAGGCGGCGGACCTTCAGCCGTTCTCCGCCAGCTACACCGCAGACTGGAAACAGCTGCCCATGAGCGGTTCGGCCGAACGTAGCCTGAAGAAAAACGACAACGGCACCTGGACCCTGAACTTCAAGGCCTCCATGATGATTGCCAGCCTGACCGAGGAGAGCACCATTCGCCTCGAGAAGGACAAGCTGCTGCCACAGACCTACACCTTCGAGCGTGGTGGCCTGGGCAAGGCCAAGAAGATCAACCTGGACTTCGACTGGGCGAGCAACAAGGTCACCGGCTTCGAAGGCAAGGACTCGGTCAACCTGCCACTGGAAAGCGGCATGCTGGACAAGTCCACCTACCAACTGGCCCTGCAGCGCGACGTCGCCGCCGGCAAGAAGAGCATGAGCTACCGGGTAGCCGAAGGTACCGATACCGACACCTACGACTTCCGCGTGATCGGCCCGGAAAAGGTCCAGACCAAGGCCGGCAGCATCGATGCGATCAAGGTCGAGCGCGTGCGTGATCCAACGCAAAGCAAGCGCATCACCCAGATGTGGTTTGCCAAGGACTGGGGCTACATCCTGGTTGCCCTGCGCCAGGTGGAGACCGACGGCAAGGAGTACAACATCATGCTCCAGGACGGTACCGTCGACGGCAAGACCGTCAAGGGCAACTGA
- the rlmD gene encoding 23S rRNA (uracil(1939)-C(5))-methyltransferase RlmD: protein MARQQKGLRFQPSGGSRAPQVPAGKKQRLTIERLANDGRGIAFLEGRTWFVAGALAGEEVEARVLGAHGKVVEARTERLLLASDQRRPAPCAHAGHCGGCSVQHMPHTDQLALKQRMLAEQLSRVAGVEPQEWAAPLTGPEFGYRRRARVAVRWDAKARRLEVGFRAASSQDIVAIDDCPVLVTALQPIMNGLPAMLRRLGKPQSLGHVELFSGSAVALLLRHMAPLSGDDLQILRAFCEQHGAQLWLHGEDGPQPLDATQSLGYHLEQWNLELAYRPGDFVQVNAGVNEAMVAQALDWLKPAPEERVLDLFCGLGNFALPLARQVREVVAVEGVQTMVDRAAANAVANNLHNASFFQADLSQPLNDAGWAKAGFSAVLLDPPRDGAFDIVGKLAGLGARRLVYVSCNPATLARDTVELIKQGYRLKRAGILDMFPQTAHVEAMALFEASQDARLV from the coding sequence ATGGCCAGACAGCAGAAAGGCCTGCGCTTCCAGCCCAGTGGCGGTAGCCGGGCCCCGCAAGTGCCTGCGGGCAAGAAACAGCGGCTGACGATCGAGCGGCTGGCCAATGACGGCCGCGGCATCGCCTTCCTCGAGGGGCGCACCTGGTTCGTCGCCGGCGCACTGGCCGGCGAGGAAGTCGAGGCGCGTGTCCTGGGGGCCCATGGCAAGGTGGTCGAGGCGCGCACCGAACGCCTGCTGCTCGCCAGCGACCAGCGTCGCCCGGCTCCCTGCGCCCATGCCGGCCATTGTGGGGGGTGCAGTGTCCAGCACATGCCGCACACGGACCAGCTCGCTCTCAAGCAGCGCATGCTCGCCGAGCAGTTGTCGCGGGTGGCGGGTGTCGAGCCGCAGGAGTGGGCGGCGCCGCTGACCGGTCCCGAGTTCGGCTATCGCCGGCGAGCCCGGGTGGCGGTGCGCTGGGATGCCAAGGCCAGGCGACTGGAGGTCGGCTTTCGTGCGGCCTCCAGCCAGGACATCGTCGCCATCGACGATTGCCCGGTGCTGGTCACGGCCCTGCAGCCGATCATGAACGGCCTGCCGGCGATGCTCCGGCGCCTGGGCAAACCCCAGTCACTGGGGCATGTCGAACTGTTCAGCGGCTCGGCCGTGGCCCTGTTGCTGCGCCACATGGCGCCACTGTCGGGCGATGACCTGCAGATCCTGCGCGCATTCTGCGAGCAGCATGGCGCTCAGCTCTGGCTGCACGGTGAGGACGGTCCGCAACCGCTGGACGCGACACAGTCGCTGGGCTACCACCTGGAGCAGTGGAACCTGGAGCTGGCCTACCGGCCGGGGGATTTCGTCCAGGTCAATGCCGGGGTCAACGAGGCGATGGTGGCCCAGGCCCTGGACTGGCTCAAGCCGGCGCCAGAGGAGCGGGTGCTGGACCTGTTCTGCGGCCTGGGCAACTTCGCCCTGCCTCTGGCTCGCCAGGTGCGCGAGGTGGTGGCCGTGGAAGGCGTGCAGACCATGGTCGATCGGGCTGCCGCGAATGCCGTGGCGAACAATCTGCATAACGCGAGCTTTTTTCAGGCCGATTTATCCCAGCCCCTGAATGATGCCGGTTGGGCCAAAGCGGGCTTTTCTGCGGTACTCTTGGACCCACCGCGTGACGGCGCTTTCGATATAGTCGGCAAGCTTGCCGGATTGGGCGCCAGGCGCCTGGTGTACGTGTCGTGCAACCCCGCGACACTGGCGCGCGACACGGTCGAATTGATCAAGCAGGGCTACCGGTTAAAACGTGCCGGGATCCTCGATATGTTTCCGCAGACAGCGCATGTCGAGGCCATGGCGTTATTTGAAGCGAGCCAGGATGCTCGTCTAGTCTGA
- the purN gene encoding phosphoribosylglycinamide formyltransferase — protein sequence MSEPISPTCSVVVLLSGSGSNLQALIDDVRTGGNPAHIAAVISNRADAYGLQRARDAGIETRSLDHKAFEGREAFDAALIELIDAFNPQLVVLAGFMRILSTDFVRHYQGRLLNIHPSLLPKYKGLHTHQRALDAGDSEHGCSVHFVTEELDGGPLVVQAVVTVESGDSAQSLAQRVHTQEHRIYPLAVRWFAEGRLSLGEQGALLDGQLLAASGHSIRT from the coding sequence ATGTCCGAGCCGATAAGCCCGACCTGCAGCGTCGTGGTGTTGCTGTCGGGCTCCGGCAGCAACTTGCAGGCCCTGATCGATGACGTCCGGACCGGGGGCAACCCGGCCCACATCGCCGCGGTAATCTCCAACCGTGCCGACGCCTACGGCCTGCAACGCGCCAGGGACGCGGGTATCGAAACCCGCTCCCTGGATCACAAGGCCTTCGAAGGCCGCGAAGCCTTCGATGCCGCCCTGATCGAACTGATCGACGCCTTCAATCCGCAACTGGTGGTCCTGGCCGGCTTCATGCGCATTCTCAGCACCGATTTCGTCCGCCACTACCAGGGGCGCCTGCTCAACATCCACCCTTCGCTATTGCCCAAGTACAAGGGCCTGCACACGCACCAGCGCGCCCTGGATGCCGGCGACAGCGAACACGGCTGCAGCGTGCATTTCGTCACCGAGGAACTCGATGGCGGGCCTCTGGTCGTACAGGCTGTGGTTACGGTAGAGTCTGGTGATTCGGCGCAGAGTCTGGCGCAACGGGTGCATACCCAGGAACACAGGATTTACCCACTGGCGGTACGCTGGTTCGCCGAAGGACGCTTGAGCCTTGGCGAGCAGGGTGCCTTGCTGGACGGCCAGTTACTGGCGGCCAGCGGCCATTCGATTCGAACCTAG
- a CDS encoding DUF2058 domain-containing protein — MSLSLRDQLLKAGLVNQKQAKQVSKDKQKHQRLVHKGQAEVDDTQARLAQEAQAEKVKRDQELNRQQQEKAEAKARAAQVKQLIETSRLPKLTTEDYYNFVDDKKVKRLSVNNLMRNKLSNGSLAIVHHGGGYEVIPREAALKIQERAPERIVQLNALSETQVPDEDDPYAAYQIPDDLMW, encoded by the coding sequence ATGAGCCTTTCCCTTCGCGACCAGTTGCTCAAGGCAGGTCTGGTCAATCAAAAGCAGGCCAAGCAGGTCAGCAAGGACAAACAGAAACACCAGCGCCTGGTCCACAAGGGCCAGGCCGAGGTTGACGATACCCAGGCGCGCCTGGCCCAGGAGGCGCAGGCCGAGAAGGTCAAGCGTGACCAGGAGCTGAACCGCCAGCAGCAGGAAAAAGCCGAGGCCAAGGCCCGTGCGGCCCAGGTCAAGCAACTGATCGAAACCTCGCGCCTGCCCAAGCTGACGACCGAGGACTACTACAACTTCGTTGATGACAAGAAGGTCAAGCGCCTGTCGGTCAACAACCTCATGCGCAACAAGCTCAGTAACGGTTCGCTGGCGATCGTCCACCACGGTGGCGGTTACGAGGTGATCCCGCGCGAAGCGGCGCTGAAGATCCAGGAGCGTGCCCCCGAGCGCATCGTCCAGCTCAATGCCCTGAGCGAGACCCAGGTGCCGGACGAGGACGATCCGTACGCGGCCTATCAGATCCCTGACGATCTGATGTGGTAA